A single window of Polyodon spathula isolate WHYD16114869_AA chromosome 2, ASM1765450v1, whole genome shotgun sequence DNA harbors:
- the isoc1 gene encoding isochorismatase domain-containing protein 1 produces the protein MAEQQQHSNNNHFPILFSFSVFSRPSSLPVGSGYEVLIQKFLSLYGDQIDIHRKFVIQLFSEEWGQYIDLPKSFVVAEKCKLRLVPLQMTMTPLGNLTPATTVFFCCDMQERFRPAIKYFGDIISVGQRLLQGARILGIPVIVSEQYPKGLGSTVQELDLTGVKLVIPKTKFSMVLPEVESALAEIPGVRSVVLFGVETHVCIQQTALDLIGRGLEVHIVADSTSSRSMMDRVFALERLARTGIIVTTSESILLQLVSDKDHPKFKEIQNIIKASAPESGLLSKV, from the exons ATGGCGGAACAACAACAGCACAGCAACAACAATCACTTCCCGATCTTATTCTCCTTTTCCGTCTTCTCTCGGCCCTCATCATTGCCTGTCGGTTCGGGCTACGAGGTTCTGATCCAAAAGTTCTTGTCCCTGTATGGAGATCAAATCGACATTCACCGGAAGTTTGTTATTCAGCTTTTTTCAGAAGAATGGGGGCAGTACATTGATTTACCGAAAAGCTTTGTAGTGGCAGAAAAATGCAAACTACGATTGGTTCCTCTGCAAATGACA ATGACTCCACTTGGCAATCTCACTCCAGcaaccactgtatttttttgctGTGATATGCAGGAAAGATTCAGACCAGCTATCAAATACTTTGGGGATATTATCAGTGTCGGGCAACGACTG CTTCAGGGGGCTCGCATATTGGGAATTCCAGTTATTGTTTCTGAACAGTACCCTAAAGGATTGGGGAGCACAGTTCAAGAACTGGACCTAACAGGGGTGAAGCTTGTGATCCCCAAGACCAAGTTTTCTATGGTTTTACCTGAAGTTGAATCAGCACTTGCAGAAATTCCAGGAGTCCGCAGTGTTGTCTTGTTTGGGGTTGAA aCCCATGTATGTATCCAGCAAACAGCACTGGATTTGATTGGAAGGGGGTTGGAAGTTCACATAGTAGCCGATTCAACTTCTTCCAGAAGTATGATGGACAGAGTGTTTGCATTGGAG CGTCTTGCTCGCACTGGGATAATAGTGACCACGAGTGAATCTATACTTCTGCAGCTTGTGTCTGACAAAGACCACCCCAAATTCAAAGAGATTCAGAATATTATCAAGGCGAGTGCTCCTGAGTCAGGGCTGCTTTCCAAGGTCTAA